The following proteins are encoded in a genomic region of Burkholderia diffusa:
- a CDS encoding 2-hydroxyacid dehydrogenase — protein MSFLYKADPVRGAQWAQRFAQQAPDLAFRIWPDLGDPEAVRYLAAWQPPDDPCALLPNLEIVFSVGAGIDQFDLSRVPAHIPVVRMIEPGIVDGMIEYVTQAVLTIHRDLFDYAAQQREHVWREKPVRAAASRRVGVLGLGTLGQAVLDTLRRFGFPCAGWSRTPRTLDGIDCHAGDAALDTFLARTDILICLLPLTDDTRGLLGARVFDALPAGASLVQVGRGPQLDATALLAALDSGRLDSAILDVTDPEPLPAGHPFWTHPRIRITPHIASATRPDTAVDAVLANLARHRAGQPMIGVVDRARGY, from the coding sequence ATGAGTTTCCTCTACAAGGCCGACCCGGTGCGCGGCGCGCAATGGGCGCAGCGCTTCGCGCAACAGGCGCCCGACCTCGCGTTCCGGATCTGGCCGGACCTCGGCGATCCGGAGGCCGTGCGCTATCTCGCCGCGTGGCAGCCGCCCGACGATCCGTGCGCGCTGCTGCCGAACCTGGAGATCGTGTTCTCCGTCGGCGCCGGCATCGATCAATTCGACCTGTCGCGCGTGCCCGCGCACATCCCGGTCGTGCGGATGATCGAACCGGGCATCGTCGACGGGATGATCGAATACGTGACGCAGGCCGTGCTGACGATCCATCGCGACCTGTTCGACTACGCGGCGCAGCAGCGCGAGCACGTGTGGCGCGAGAAACCGGTGCGCGCGGCCGCGTCGCGACGCGTCGGCGTGCTGGGGCTTGGCACCCTCGGGCAGGCCGTGCTCGACACGCTGCGGCGCTTCGGTTTCCCGTGCGCCGGCTGGAGCCGTACGCCGCGCACGCTCGACGGCATCGACTGCCATGCGGGCGACGCCGCACTCGATACGTTCCTTGCTCGCACCGACATCCTGATCTGCCTGCTGCCGCTCACCGACGATACGCGCGGCCTGCTCGGCGCGCGCGTGTTCGACGCGCTGCCGGCGGGCGCATCGCTCGTGCAGGTCGGGCGCGGCCCGCAGCTCGACGCGACCGCGCTGCTCGCCGCGCTCGACAGCGGCCGCCTCGACAGCGCGATCCTCGACGTGACGGATCCGGAGCCGTTGCCGGCCGGCCACCCGTTCTGGACGCATCCGCGCATTCGCATCACGCCGCACATCGCCAGCGCGACGCGACCCGACACCGCGGTCGACGCCGTGCTCGCGAACCTCGCGCGCCATCGCGCGGGGCAACCGATGATCGGCGTCGTCGATCGCGCACGCGGCTACTGA
- a CDS encoding aspartate aminotransferase family protein, which translates to MNQATLIEADRQHLIHPVVNYRAHEARGVTVLESAEGVFLRDADGHTLLDAFSGLWCVNVGYGRDSIVKAATEQMAKLPYATGYFHFGSQPAIELAERLAALAPPSLNRVYFTLGGSDAIDSAVRFITHYFNATGRPTKKHMIALERGYHGSSSIGAGLTALPAFHRHFDLPRADQHHIPSPYPYRHPLGDDPQALIAASVAALEAKVAELGADNVAAFFCEPVQGSGGVIVPPAGWLKAMRDACRRLGILFVADEVITGFGRTGPLFACETEQVDPDLMTVAKGLTAGYAPMGAVLMSDEIYEGIAGSRAESAAVGHGHTYSAHPVSAAIGLEVLKLYHEGGLLANGRAMAPRFAAGLDALRAHPLVGDARSTGLLGALELVADKTRKTRFDPALNVPDRVAAAAYANGVVFRAFGDGVLGFAPALSFTAGEFDLMFERVRKTLDDVLADAGVQRALDTAHAQPA; encoded by the coding sequence ATGAACCAAGCCACGCTGATCGAAGCCGATCGTCAACATCTGATCCACCCTGTCGTCAACTATCGTGCGCACGAGGCGCGCGGCGTCACCGTGCTTGAATCCGCAGAAGGCGTGTTCCTGCGCGACGCCGACGGCCACACGCTGCTCGATGCGTTCTCGGGCCTGTGGTGCGTGAACGTAGGCTACGGCCGCGACAGCATCGTGAAGGCCGCCACCGAGCAAATGGCGAAGCTGCCCTACGCGACCGGCTATTTCCATTTCGGCTCGCAACCCGCGATCGAGCTGGCCGAACGGCTCGCGGCGCTCGCCCCGCCGTCGTTGAACCGCGTGTACTTCACGCTCGGCGGCTCGGATGCGATCGACTCCGCCGTGCGTTTCATCACGCACTATTTCAACGCGACCGGACGCCCGACGAAAAAGCACATGATCGCGCTCGAGCGCGGCTATCACGGCTCGTCGTCGATCGGCGCCGGCCTCACCGCGCTGCCCGCGTTCCACCGTCACTTCGATCTGCCGCGCGCGGACCAGCACCACATTCCGTCACCCTACCCGTATCGCCACCCGCTCGGCGACGATCCGCAGGCGCTGATCGCCGCGTCGGTCGCCGCGCTCGAAGCGAAGGTTGCCGAACTCGGCGCGGACAACGTCGCGGCCTTCTTCTGCGAGCCCGTGCAGGGTTCCGGCGGCGTGATCGTGCCGCCGGCCGGCTGGCTGAAGGCGATGCGCGACGCGTGCCGGCGCCTCGGCATCCTGTTCGTCGCCGACGAGGTGATCACCGGCTTCGGCCGCACGGGCCCGCTGTTCGCGTGCGAGACCGAGCAGGTCGACCCGGACCTGATGACGGTCGCGAAAGGGCTGACCGCCGGCTATGCGCCGATGGGCGCGGTGCTGATGTCCGACGAAATCTACGAAGGGATTGCGGGCAGCCGCGCGGAATCGGCCGCGGTCGGCCACGGCCATACATATTCCGCGCATCCGGTCAGCGCGGCGATCGGCCTCGAAGTGCTGAAGCTCTATCACGAAGGCGGGCTGCTCGCGAACGGCCGGGCGATGGCGCCGCGTTTCGCCGCCGGGCTCGATGCGCTGCGCGCGCATCCGCTCGTCGGCGACGCGCGTTCAACCGGCCTGCTCGGCGCACTCGAACTGGTCGCCGACAAGACGCGCAAGACGCGCTTCGATCCTGCGCTCAACGTGCCCGACCGGGTTGCCGCCGCCGCGTATGCGAACGGCGTGGTGTTTCGCGCATTCGGCGATGGCGTGCTCGGCTTCGCGCCGGCGCTGAGCTTCACCGCGGGCGAATTCGACCTGATGTTCGAGCGCGTGCGCAAGACGCTCGACGATGTGCTGGCCGACGCGGGCGTGCAGCGCGCACTCGACACCGCACACGCGCAACCAGCCTGA
- a CDS encoding Lrp/AsnC family transcriptional regulator, translated as MTDSKLDRIDLRILSQLQKRGRMTNVELADAVGLSPSPCLIRVKRLEKAGYIGGYGAHIQLEKLGDVQVVFTEVTLADHRREDFDRFVAAIRNVDEIVECHLASGGYDYLLKFITRSVSHYQTIVEGLLEQNIGIEKYFSYVIIKSPFVKRHYPLESLFGERH; from the coding sequence ATGACGGACAGCAAGCTGGATCGCATCGACCTGCGCATCCTCTCCCAGTTGCAAAAGCGCGGCCGCATGACCAACGTCGAACTGGCCGATGCGGTCGGGCTGTCGCCCAGTCCTTGCCTGATCCGCGTGAAGCGGCTCGAGAAGGCCGGCTATATCGGCGGATACGGCGCGCACATCCAGCTCGAGAAACTGGGCGACGTACAGGTCGTGTTTACCGAGGTCACGCTCGCCGACCACCGGCGCGAGGACTTCGACCGTTTCGTCGCGGCGATCCGCAACGTCGACGAGATCGTCGAATGCCACCTCGCGAGCGGCGGCTACGACTATCTGCTCAAGTTCATCACGCGCAGCGTGAGCCATTACCAGACGATCGTCGAAGGGCTGCTCGAGCAGAACATCGGCATCGAGAAATATTTCAGCTACGTCATCATCAAGTCGCCGTTCGTCAAACGGCATTACCCGCTCGAATCGCTGTTCGGCGAACGTCACTGA
- a CDS encoding NAD-dependent succinate-semialdehyde dehydrogenase codes for MPLTLSRTELVRTANLIDGAWRDALDGRRFDVTDPATLETVAHAPDSSAADARAATDAAARALPAWRATPARERAAILRAWHAAIVAHTDDLAKLMSREQGKPLAEARGEVAYGASYVLWFAEEATRAYGDLIPQQQRGKRLSAVKEPIGIVAAITPWNFPLAMIARKIAPALAAGCTVVAKPAEDTPLTALALAFLAQEAGVPPGVLNLIAASRERGIDAVADWLADGRVRKITFTGSTPVGKLLARESAATLKKLSLELGGNAPFIVFDDAELDAAIDGLMAAKFRNGGQTCVSPNRVYVQTGVYDAFAAKLAARVAALKVAPATDPAAQIGPMINARAVDKIARHVGDAIERGARVLTGGRRLAELGPNYYAPTVLVDAAADMQLTCEETFGPVAALFRFDTEDEAVEAANDTPFGLAAYFYSQDVRRIARVLARLETGIVGINEGALASEAAPFGGVKESGYGREGSRYGLDDYLSIKYLCQGGLD; via the coding sequence ATGCCGCTTACGCTGTCCCGAACCGAACTCGTTCGCACCGCCAACCTGATCGACGGCGCCTGGCGCGACGCGCTCGACGGCCGCCGCTTCGACGTCACCGATCCGGCGACGCTCGAGACTGTTGCCCATGCGCCCGACAGCAGCGCGGCCGACGCACGCGCCGCGACCGATGCAGCCGCGCGCGCGCTGCCCGCATGGCGCGCGACGCCCGCCCGCGAACGGGCCGCGATCCTGCGCGCATGGCATGCGGCGATCGTCGCGCATACCGACGATCTCGCAAAGCTGATGTCGCGCGAACAGGGCAAGCCGCTCGCCGAAGCGCGCGGTGAAGTCGCATACGGCGCGTCGTACGTGCTGTGGTTCGCCGAGGAAGCCACGCGCGCTTACGGCGATCTGATTCCGCAGCAGCAGCGCGGCAAGCGGCTCAGCGCGGTGAAGGAGCCAATCGGCATCGTCGCCGCGATCACGCCGTGGAATTTTCCGCTCGCGATGATCGCGCGCAAGATCGCACCCGCGCTCGCGGCCGGCTGCACGGTCGTCGCGAAGCCGGCGGAGGACACGCCGCTCACCGCGCTCGCGCTGGCCTTCCTCGCGCAGGAAGCCGGCGTGCCGCCCGGCGTGCTGAACCTGATCGCGGCGTCGCGCGAACGCGGCATCGACGCGGTGGCCGACTGGCTCGCCGACGGCCGCGTGCGCAAGATCACGTTCACCGGATCGACGCCCGTGGGCAAGCTGCTGGCGCGCGAATCGGCGGCAACGCTGAAGAAGCTGTCGCTGGAGCTCGGCGGCAATGCGCCGTTCATCGTGTTCGACGATGCGGAACTCGACGCCGCGATCGACGGGCTGATGGCCGCCAAGTTCCGCAACGGCGGCCAGACCTGCGTGTCGCCGAATCGCGTGTACGTGCAGACCGGCGTCTACGACGCGTTCGCCGCGAAGCTCGCCGCGCGCGTCGCCGCGCTGAAGGTCGCGCCCGCGACCGACCCTGCCGCGCAGATCGGGCCGATGATCAACGCGCGCGCGGTCGACAAGATCGCACGCCACGTCGGCGACGCCATCGAGCGCGGCGCGCGCGTGCTCACCGGCGGCCGGCGCCTGGCCGAACTCGGCCCGAACTATTACGCGCCGACGGTGCTCGTCGACGCCGCCGCCGACATGCAGCTGACGTGCGAGGAAACCTTTGGCCCCGTCGCCGCGCTGTTCCGGTTCGACACGGAGGACGAAGCCGTCGAGGCCGCGAACGACACGCCGTTCGGGCTCGCCGCGTACTTCTACTCGCAGGACGTGCGCCGCATCGCGCGCGTGTTGGCGCGGCTCGAAACGGGCATCGTCGGCATCAACGAAGGCGCGCTCGCGAGCGAGGCCGCGCCGTTCGGTGGCGTGAAGGAATCGGGCTACGGCCGCGAAGGCTCGCGCTACGGCCTCGACGATTACCTGTCGATCAAGTACCTGTGCCAGGGCGGGCTCGACTGA
- a CDS encoding sensor domain-containing diguanylate cyclase has translation MPASISIEKIADWAGRNHLIVGVLGTLMSLAALGISAATLWAARSEVVGHAHETSRNIAAVLVSEIARTVETSNNALVALATNLGNPAVARMDAGLRHDVLFERTAAQYVTGMGVTDRHGRLIDGCCSSTHNWDFSDRDYFKVHRDADNVGLYVSEAYHARSRGGTESIALSRRIERADHTFDGIAVVAVDLAYFDRLLSRLNVGPHGVSAILRADGTILARNPPLSDHQMVRLRRSKAFERMVSRESGFYAARSSIDGVMRLYTFQRVPGTPLIAVVAPAEHDVLAGTTHLTWTVGVSASVIGALFCAVVWLLAFALRENLRKQTLLTDLTRTDPLTGLHNRRALDAALADEWARLQRGSDGSLSVLFIDADHFKQYNDRFGHAQGDTALRFLAECIRAHTRRRGDLAARYGGEEFVVVLPDTDESGAAKVAEAIRRAVERNRLDGFDATVPAFTVSIGCATGHRAHPRSVHALSHQADVALYAAKRQGRNRVCRAGAESVAQLA, from the coding sequence ATGCCTGCATCCATTTCGATCGAGAAAATTGCCGACTGGGCCGGCCGCAATCACCTGATCGTCGGCGTGCTGGGCACGCTGATGTCGCTCGCGGCGCTCGGCATCAGCGCCGCGACGCTGTGGGCCGCCCGTAGCGAGGTCGTCGGACATGCACACGAGACGTCGCGCAACATCGCGGCCGTGTTGGTCAGCGAGATCGCGCGCACCGTCGAGACGTCCAACAATGCGCTCGTCGCGCTCGCCACCAATCTCGGCAATCCCGCCGTCGCACGCATGGACGCCGGGCTGCGTCATGACGTGCTGTTCGAACGCACGGCCGCGCAATACGTGACCGGCATGGGCGTGACGGACCGCCATGGCCGTTTGATCGACGGCTGTTGCAGCTCGACCCACAACTGGGACTTCAGCGATCGCGACTACTTCAAGGTCCATCGCGATGCAGACAACGTCGGCCTCTACGTGTCCGAGGCGTATCACGCGCGTTCGCGCGGCGGCACGGAATCGATCGCGCTGTCGCGGCGCATCGAGCGGGCGGATCACACGTTCGACGGGATCGCGGTGGTCGCCGTCGACCTCGCCTACTTCGATCGGCTTCTGTCCCGCCTGAATGTCGGTCCGCACGGCGTCAGCGCGATCCTGCGCGCGGACGGCACGATCCTCGCGAGGAACCCGCCGTTGAGCGATCACCAGATGGTCCGCCTGCGCCGCTCGAAGGCGTTCGAGAGAATGGTGAGCCGCGAATCGGGTTTCTATGCCGCGCGCTCGAGCATCGACGGCGTCATGCGGCTTTACACGTTCCAGCGGGTGCCCGGCACGCCGTTGATCGCGGTCGTCGCACCGGCCGAGCATGATGTGCTGGCCGGCACCACGCACCTGACGTGGACGGTCGGTGTGTCCGCGTCCGTCATCGGCGCGCTGTTCTGCGCGGTGGTGTGGCTGCTCGCGTTCGCGCTGCGGGAAAACCTGCGCAAGCAGACGCTGCTCACCGACCTGACGCGCACCGATCCGCTTACGGGCCTGCACAACCGTCGCGCGCTCGATGCCGCGCTCGCCGACGAATGGGCGCGGCTGCAACGCGGCAGCGACGGCAGCCTGTCGGTGCTGTTCATCGACGCCGATCACTTCAAGCAGTACAACGATCGCTTCGGTCATGCGCAAGGCGACACCGCGCTGCGCTTTCTCGCCGAGTGCATTCGCGCGCATACGCGGCGGCGCGGTGATCTTGCCGCGCGCTACGGCGGCGAGGAATTCGTCGTCGTATTGCCCGATACGGATGAAAGCGGCGCCGCGAAAGTCGCCGAAGCGATTCGCCGCGCCGTGGAGCGCAACCGGCTGGACGGGTTCGATGCGACGGTTCCGGCCTTCACGGTCAGCATCGGCTGCGCGACCGGGCACCGTGCGCATCCGCGATCCGTGCACGCGTTGTCGCATCAGGCCGACGTCGCCCTCTATGCGGCGAAGCGCCAGGGCAGAAACCGCGTGTGCCGCGCCGGCGCCGAATCGGTCGCCCAATTGGCTTGA
- a CDS encoding phosphatase PAP2 family protein: MFASRSRFPLHVAALSSAIVLAACGGGDDVASTAATSAAMPAPPADPGFVDSAPVPSVPAFVDNIATNQRGDARYATLSTNAAVRVVSRFLDLWQPATMLVDAGVSAPANGAFPAISPSTCSGLPGSGTPCGTILNDTVLAANVQYVINATTARTQQQADAAYFDDRRGKGYSVTDGMGPLTDAWRTAAQQTTSITSVPADATTVLYNDSGNNTGVGSSTNTNFGKVVDLLNEMGTNASTEPSKRFYKYARPYRWSTSVVVAPTLVPAESTTPATDGGFISGHEAEAMRDAMTMAWLVPERFQEMVSRGLELGENRILAGMHSPLDVIGGRMLALAVSAANLTAYASDAQAAYGQAHQALQQLTGTTDTTFAAFAHSGTATTDRFADYATNKAAFARRMTFGFGAIESTGAPPVVPKGAEILLQTRFPYLSADQRRVVLKTTEISSGYPVMDDAEGWGRLNLFAAADGYGAFNGNVIVSMNASQGGLNAADLWRNDIAGAGKLTLQGTGTLTLAGNNSYTGGTQVSGGTLAAASATAFGNGDVYVGSGGSVKIAAAAPVTVATRYTQLDNTTLELDIDGNGGGRLRVGGPLAVAGGTLHVKFVNRYTPKAGDTIVLIDGAAASAKFATVTVDGFNATPVYTATGVSVRLSAS; encoded by the coding sequence ATGTTTGCGTCACGAAGCCGTTTCCCGCTGCACGTCGCAGCATTATCGAGCGCGATCGTTCTCGCCGCGTGCGGCGGCGGCGACGATGTCGCGTCGACCGCCGCGACCAGCGCGGCCATGCCGGCCCCGCCAGCCGATCCCGGCTTCGTCGACAGCGCGCCCGTGCCGAGCGTGCCGGCCTTCGTTGACAACATCGCGACCAACCAGCGCGGCGACGCGCGCTATGCGACGCTGTCGACCAACGCGGCCGTGCGCGTGGTGAGCCGCTTCCTGGACCTGTGGCAGCCGGCGACGATGCTCGTCGATGCCGGCGTGAGCGCGCCGGCCAACGGCGCGTTTCCCGCGATCTCGCCGTCGACCTGCTCGGGCCTGCCCGGCAGCGGCACGCCGTGCGGCACGATCCTGAACGACACGGTGCTGGCCGCCAACGTGCAATACGTGATCAACGCAACGACCGCGCGCACGCAACAGCAGGCCGATGCCGCCTACTTCGACGACCGGCGCGGCAAGGGCTACAGCGTGACCGACGGCATGGGCCCGCTCACCGACGCATGGCGCACGGCGGCACAGCAAACGACCAGCATCACGAGCGTGCCCGCCGACGCAACCACGGTGCTGTACAACGACAGCGGCAACAACACCGGCGTCGGCAGCAGCACCAATACGAATTTCGGCAAGGTGGTCGACCTGCTCAACGAAATGGGCACCAACGCGTCGACCGAACCGTCGAAGCGCTTTTACAAGTACGCGCGCCCGTATCGCTGGAGCACGAGCGTCGTCGTCGCGCCGACGCTCGTGCCGGCGGAAAGCACGACGCCCGCGACCGACGGCGGCTTCATCAGCGGCCACGAAGCCGAAGCGATGCGCGATGCGATGACGATGGCGTGGCTCGTGCCGGAACGCTTCCAGGAGATGGTCAGCCGCGGCCTCGAACTGGGCGAGAACCGGATCCTTGCCGGCATGCACTCGCCGCTCGACGTGATCGGCGGGCGCATGCTCGCGCTGGCCGTCAGCGCGGCGAACCTGACCGCGTATGCGAGCGATGCGCAGGCGGCGTACGGTCAGGCCCATCAGGCACTGCAGCAGCTCACCGGGACGACCGACACGACGTTCGCCGCGTTCGCGCATTCGGGTACGGCGACGACCGATCGCTTCGCCGATTACGCGACGAACAAGGCCGCCTTCGCGCGCCGCATGACGTTCGGCTTCGGCGCGATCGAATCGACCGGCGCACCGCCCGTCGTGCCGAAGGGCGCGGAGATCCTGCTGCAGACGCGTTTCCCCTACCTGAGCGCCGACCAGCGTCGCGTCGTGCTGAAGACGACCGAAATATCGTCCGGCTATCCGGTGATGGACGATGCGGAAGGCTGGGGCCGCCTGAACCTGTTCGCCGCCGCCGACGGTTACGGCGCGTTCAACGGCAACGTGATCGTGTCGATGAATGCGTCGCAAGGCGGGCTGAATGCGGCCGACCTGTGGCGCAACGACATCGCGGGCGCCGGCAAGCTGACGCTGCAAGGCACCGGCACGCTGACGCTTGCCGGCAACAACAGCTACACGGGCGGCACGCAGGTGAGCGGCGGCACGCTCGCGGCAGCATCGGCCACTGCGTTCGGCAACGGCGACGTATACGTCGGTTCCGGCGGCAGCGTGAAGATCGCCGCCGCCGCGCCTGTGACGGTCGCGACGCGCTACACGCAGCTCGACAACACAACGCTCGAACTCGACATCGACGGCAACGGCGGCGGGCGCTTGCGCGTGGGCGGCCCGCTCGCCGTCGCCGGCGGCACGCTGCACGTGAAGTTCGTGAACCGCTATACGCCGAAGGCCGGCGACACGATCGTGCTGATCGACGGCGCGGCGGCTTCCGCGAAGTTCGCGACGGTGACCGTCGACGGATTCAACGCGACGCCGGTGTATACGGCGACCGGCGTGTCGGTCAGATTGTCGGCATCGTAA